In Microvirga lotononidis, a single genomic region encodes these proteins:
- a CDS encoding methyl-accepting chemotaxis protein produces MRALNNLKLLSKLAIPVTIFVAVAIGLVTLAKFGLDDMAQDTQELVEQEVARQMLTLQINAEVNETTTQEKNLILFSDPEMIKSGDKTFSTYKGLALKHADELIALADTQERKTFYSDLKANIVNYFGLLDKSVDRAKVNDDEGALKISNGEGRDARIKLRNLLTERVETSRQSLAQAADDADQLAADTSRTLIASAAAGIIAALGLIGAIVIYGITRPLGAMTAAMGRLANGDLAVEVSGTERKDEVGGLARSLQVFKDNAIEARRLAAEQAAEDEAKMRRAQVLDQLTKDFERNVSAMTQGLASAATEMEATAQTMTSIADQTNNQTVSAASAAEQTSANVQTVAAATEELSISIREIASQVTQSSRIAERAVQDAQRTDTIVQQLAATAERIGNVIALINSVAGQTNLLALNATIEAARAGEAGKGFAVVASEVKELANQTAKATDEISQQIASVQQATREAVQAIQTIAHTIGEMSQISTSIAAAMEEQGAATGEIARNVQEAARGTEHVTGNIGDVRRGAGETGAAASQVLSAAQELARHSNSLGDEVGQFLRGVKAA; encoded by the coding sequence ATGCGTGCGCTCAATAATTTGAAGCTTCTCTCGAAGCTCGCCATTCCGGTTACAATCTTCGTCGCTGTTGCAATCGGGCTCGTCACCCTGGCAAAGTTCGGGCTCGACGATATGGCCCAGGACACTCAGGAGCTGGTCGAACAGGAGGTGGCTCGTCAGATGCTCACCCTGCAGATCAACGCCGAGGTCAACGAGACCACGACGCAGGAGAAGAACCTGATCCTCTTCAGTGATCCGGAGATGATCAAATCGGGCGATAAGACCTTCAGTACTTACAAGGGCCTGGCCCTAAAACATGCGGACGAATTGATCGCTCTCGCCGACACCCAGGAGCGGAAGACTTTCTACTCCGATCTGAAAGCCAACATCGTCAACTACTTTGGCCTTCTTGATAAAAGCGTGGACCGTGCCAAGGTCAACGATGATGAAGGTGCCCTTAAGATCTCAAATGGCGAGGGCCGGGATGCTCGTATCAAGCTGCGCAATCTCCTCACCGAACGGGTCGAGACCAGCAGGCAGTCTCTGGCGCAAGCGGCCGACGATGCCGATCAGCTTGCGGCCGATACCTCCCGCACCCTGATTGCGTCTGCTGCTGCTGGCATCATCGCGGCTCTTGGCTTGATCGGAGCGATCGTGATCTACGGCATCACCCGTCCGCTCGGCGCGATGACCGCGGCGATGGGCCGGCTGGCCAATGGCGACCTTGCTGTCGAGGTGAGTGGCACGGAGCGCAAGGACGAGGTCGGCGGGCTTGCCCGCTCGCTCCAGGTCTTCAAGGACAACGCCATTGAGGCACGCCGCCTCGCTGCCGAGCAGGCCGCCGAGGACGAAGCCAAGATGCGCCGCGCCCAAGTCCTCGATCAGCTGACCAAGGACTTCGAGCGCAATGTCTCGGCCATGACCCAGGGTCTCGCCTCGGCCGCGACCGAGATGGAAGCGACCGCCCAGACCATGACGTCCATCGCGGACCAGACCAACAATCAGACCGTCAGCGCTGCCTCGGCGGCCGAGCAGACGTCGGCCAATGTGCAGACGGTCGCTGCCGCCACGGAGGAGCTGTCGATTTCGATCCGGGAGATCGCCTCGCAGGTGACCCAATCCTCGCGGATTGCCGAGCGCGCGGTTCAGGATGCCCAGCGTACCGACACGATCGTTCAGCAGCTTGCTGCCACTGCGGAGAGGATTGGCAACGTGATTGCCCTGATCAACTCGGTGGCCGGTCAGACCAACCTGCTGGCACTCAACGCCACCATCGAGGCGGCGCGCGCCGGCGAGGCCGGAAAGGGCTTCGCGGTCGTGGCTTCCGAAGTGAAGGAGCTTGCCAACCAGACAGCGAAGGCGACGGACGAGATCTCGCAGCAGATCGCTTCGGTACAGCAGGCGACCCGAGAGGCTGTCCAGGCCATCCAGACGATCGCCCATACCATTGGGGAGATGTCGCAGATCTCGACTTCGATCGCGGCTGCCATGGAGGAGCAAGGCGCGGCCACCGGTGAGATCGCCCGCAACGTCCAGGAGGCCGCCCGTGGCACCGAGCACGTGACCGGGAACATCGGCGACGTACGCCGGGGTGCTGGCGAGACTGGGGCGGCGGCCTCTCAGGTCCTGAGTGCCGCTCAGGAGCTCGCTCGCCACTCCAACAGCCTCGGCGACGAAGTCGGCCAGTTCCTCCGGGGTGTGAAGGCAGCTTAA
- a CDS encoding hybrid sensor histidine kinase/response regulator — protein sequence MPSVRLHQLLLVAALLVPAVVFAAAGVWNRTEVLRDNEETITRTTAILHEHARKVFDTVELVIGRVEDRTHGMSWDEIAAPETSVFLQRLKAPLEQAVSIWITDATGHVRAGSQPWDTNVTIDEREFFQAQRGRDAGTYISAVFQGKATSKSSFAVSRRRSTPEGHFDGIIHVALSPEYFSRFFREAAPPGPHAAALIREDGSILARSPTQVAYSRLGPDNILMRSIAAQSDGSVLFGTSSTDQRERYYAYRHVGDYPVYVAFGIDAAVVLGHWYRNLVVYGVVAVLSALILWLVSWLALRRAQAEQAALIQLRHESEQRHAAEQRLLQAQKMESIGQLTGGIAHDFNNLLAVILGNLDLLRKRIKDDDRARRLLEGAIQGAQRGAALTQRLLAFSRRQDLTPQAVDVPQLVAGMTDLLARALGPSIEIVTRFPAGLPPVKVDPNQLEMALLNLAVNARDAMPTSGTITISANPEDVADGDGNSLPPGAYVCVSVSDTGMGMDAATLARAIEPFFTTKGVGKGTGLGLSMIHGLAVQSGGTLTLTSQVGKGTTAKIWLPQGETLTEASAGSEQARAEHRTCTVLLVEDDPLVMTGTAAMLEDLGHTVVEASSAEAALRVLRENTSIDLVVTDHAMPGMTGLELAERIRAKWPTMPILLASGHAELPERAGLALPRLPKPFRRDELEHAIASLVTPACEPANVVSFRKP from the coding sequence ATGCCCTCTGTCCGCCTGCACCAGCTGCTGCTGGTCGCCGCGCTGCTCGTGCCCGCTGTCGTGTTCGCGGCCGCCGGAGTCTGGAACCGGACGGAAGTTCTGCGCGACAACGAGGAAACCATCACCCGCACGACCGCGATCCTGCACGAGCATGCCCGCAAGGTGTTCGACACAGTCGAGCTCGTGATCGGGAGGGTCGAGGACCGCACCCATGGCATGTCCTGGGACGAGATCGCAGCCCCTGAGACCAGTGTCTTCCTCCAAAGGCTCAAGGCGCCCTTGGAACAGGCGGTCTCGATCTGGATCACGGATGCCACCGGGCATGTTCGGGCGGGCAGCCAACCGTGGGACACCAATGTCACCATTGACGAGCGCGAGTTCTTTCAGGCCCAGCGCGGCCGCGATGCCGGCACCTACATCAGCGCAGTGTTCCAGGGCAAGGCCACCAGCAAGTCGTCGTTCGCCGTCAGCCGCCGTCGATCGACTCCCGAGGGTCACTTCGATGGCATCATCCATGTCGCGCTCAGCCCTGAGTACTTCAGCCGCTTCTTCCGGGAGGCAGCCCCGCCGGGACCCCATGCGGCAGCCCTAATCCGCGAAGACGGCTCGATCCTGGCCCGGTCTCCCACGCAGGTGGCCTACAGCCGCCTCGGGCCGGACAACATTCTCATGCGCAGCATCGCAGCCCAGTCCGACGGAAGCGTGTTGTTTGGAACCTCATCGACCGACCAGCGCGAGCGGTATTATGCCTACCGCCATGTCGGCGATTACCCGGTTTATGTCGCCTTCGGGATTGATGCCGCCGTCGTGCTGGGACACTGGTACCGCAATCTGGTGGTCTATGGAGTGGTCGCGGTCCTGTCCGCTCTGATCCTGTGGTTGGTCTCCTGGCTGGCGCTTCGACGCGCCCAGGCCGAACAGGCAGCCCTCATCCAGCTTCGGCATGAGAGTGAACAGCGTCATGCCGCCGAGCAGCGCCTGTTGCAGGCGCAGAAGATGGAGAGCATTGGCCAGCTCACGGGTGGTATCGCGCATGACTTCAACAACCTGCTGGCAGTGATCCTCGGCAACCTCGATCTGCTGCGCAAGCGCATCAAGGATGATGACCGGGCCAGGCGGCTGCTGGAGGGCGCCATCCAGGGCGCCCAGCGCGGGGCTGCTCTGACCCAGCGGCTGCTGGCCTTCTCGCGCCGCCAGGATCTCACGCCACAAGCCGTCGACGTGCCGCAACTAGTCGCTGGCATGACCGACCTGCTGGCGCGTGCCTTGGGCCCGAGCATCGAGATCGTCACCCGCTTTCCCGCGGGCCTGCCGCCGGTCAAGGTGGATCCGAACCAGCTGGAAATGGCGCTGCTCAACCTGGCAGTGAATGCCCGCGATGCCATGCCGACCAGCGGCACGATCACCATCTCGGCGAATCCGGAAGATGTGGCGGATGGCGACGGGAACAGCCTCCCGCCGGGAGCCTATGTCTGCGTGTCAGTGAGCGACACCGGCATGGGCATGGATGCGGCCACCCTGGCCCGCGCCATTGAGCCCTTCTTCACGACCAAGGGAGTTGGCAAGGGAACGGGCTTGGGTCTGTCGATGATCCACGGGCTCGCCGTCCAGTCCGGCGGCACCCTGACGCTGACGAGCCAAGTGGGCAAGGGCACGACGGCTAAGATCTGGCTGCCTCAGGGCGAGACGTTGACGGAAGCGTCTGCCGGCAGTGAGCAAGCCCGTGCGGAGCATCGCACCTGCACGGTGCTGTTGGTCGAGGACGATCCGCTGGTGATGACCGGGACGGCTGCCATGCTGGAAGATCTCGGCCATACGGTGGTGGAGGCCTCGTCCGCCGAGGCAGCCCTGAGGGTCCTCCGGGAAAACACGTCCATTGATCTGGTGGTGACCGACCACGCCATGCCGGGCATGACAGGGCTGGAGTTGGCAGAGCGGATCCGGGCGAAGTGGCCGACCATGCCGATCCTTCTGGCCAGCGGCCATGCCGAGCTGCCGGAGCGGGCCGGGCTTGCTCTCCCGCGACTGCCCAAGCCCTTCCGTCGCGATGAGTTGGAACATGCGATAGCGTCCCTAGTCACGCCAGCCTGCGAGCCCGCCAACGTAGTGTCGTTCCGCAAGCCTTGA
- a CDS encoding IS4 family transposase translates to MDPMLEGAAWLDEELAGSTFADARLDQRLRRLLEQLGGAMGASLPLACQDWAATKAAYRFFDNDRVSEAQILAGHFAATASRLAATEGPILILHDTTEFVYHRVRPEPIGLTGQYPCRNTSYDRRQFYTVCGLLMHSSLGVTPGGLPLGLCAIKFWTRASFKGTSTLKRHINPTRVPIEQKESLRWLENMRQASGLAADPARCIHIGDREGDIYELFVTAHELGTHFLVRSSVDRRADDGTRTIIAAMDEVPGLGEHWIEVRDDKGKSGRAHLTIKYQRLHVLPPLAKRKRYPALELTVICADERGTPENRPPIQWRLLTDLPVTCVDEAVEKIGWYVLRWKIELFHKILKSGCRAEDAKLRSAERLVNLLALFCILAWRVFWLTMLNRTAPTASPRLVFTPLEIRLLDQLIKDKASSPAPTLPHYLTKMARLGGYLARAKDPPPGNMVLWCGLSRFTDIELGASLGMRLVGN, encoded by the coding sequence ATGGATCCGATGCTCGAGGGTGCCGCGTGGCTCGATGAGGAGCTGGCCGGATCGACCTTTGCCGATGCCCGGCTGGACCAGCGTCTGCGGCGGCTCCTGGAGCAGCTCGGCGGGGCGATGGGAGCAAGCCTGCCGCTGGCCTGCCAGGACTGGGCCGCCACCAAAGCCGCGTATCGCTTCTTCGACAACGATCGCGTCAGCGAGGCTCAGATCCTGGCCGGCCACTTCGCCGCCACCGCCAGCCGCCTGGCCGCGACTGAGGGGCCGATCCTCATCCTTCATGACACCACTGAGTTCGTCTATCACCGGGTCCGGCCCGAGCCGATCGGCCTGACCGGGCAATATCCCTGCCGCAACACCAGTTACGATCGCCGCCAGTTCTATACCGTCTGTGGTCTTCTGATGCACTCAAGCCTCGGTGTCACGCCGGGCGGGTTGCCGCTGGGACTGTGCGCGATCAAGTTCTGGACCCGCGCCAGCTTCAAGGGCACGAGCACCCTCAAGCGGCATATCAACCCGACGCGGGTGCCGATCGAGCAGAAAGAGAGCCTCCGTTGGCTCGAGAACATGCGCCAGGCATCCGGACTTGCTGCCGATCCGGCGCGGTGCATCCACATCGGTGATCGCGAGGGCGACATCTATGAGCTGTTCGTCACGGCGCACGAACTCGGCACGCACTTTCTCGTGCGCAGCAGCGTCGACCGGCGGGCGGATGACGGCACCCGGACGATCATCGCAGCCATGGACGAGGTGCCGGGCTTGGGCGAGCACTGGATCGAGGTGCGCGACGACAAGGGCAAGAGCGGCCGGGCCCACCTTACCATCAAGTACCAGCGCCTTCATGTGTTGCCGCCCCTCGCCAAGCGGAAGCGCTATCCTGCTCTCGAACTCACCGTGATCTGCGCTGATGAGCGAGGAACACCCGAGAACCGCCCGCCGATCCAGTGGCGCCTCCTCACCGATCTGCCCGTCACGTGCGTTGATGAGGCGGTCGAGAAGATCGGCTGGTACGTCCTGCGCTGGAAGATCGAGCTGTTCCACAAGATCCTGAAATCGGGCTGCCGCGCCGAGGATGCGAAACTCCGCTCGGCCGAGCGGCTGGTCAATCTGCTGGCGCTGTTCTGCATCCTGGCATGGCGGGTGTTCTGGCTGACGATGCTCAATCGGACGGCACCCACGGCATCTCCACGCCTGGTGTTCACCCCGCTCGAGATCCGCCTGCTCGATCAACTGATCAAGGACAAGGCGTCGTCACCGGCGCCAACACTGCCCCACTATCTGACCAAGATGGCCCGGCTTGGCGGCTATCTCGCGCGCGCCAAGGATCCGCCGCCCGGCAACATGGTCCTGTGGTGCGGCCTCTCGCGCTTCACCGATATCGAACTGGGCGCCTCCCTCGGCATGAGGCTTGTGGGTAATTGA